From the Esox lucius isolate fEsoLuc1 chromosome 21, fEsoLuc1.pri, whole genome shotgun sequence genome, one window contains:
- the arhgap12b gene encoding rho GTPase-activating protein 12b isoform X7, which produces MFSYVKNPHYITTSPTGQGRPESPVYTNLQELKVSQSNPPPLPTLSPLHIIGDWETHKDLTGRHFYFNRASGERTWKPPRARDASSSTSSSRGDPHCMGEMERLSSEENCHSSTYSSQSDSQYGSPPRGWSEELDEYGHTLYVCEHTHEKWIKHVDEQGRPYYYSADGSRSEWELPKYAISSPQPGDPPKSRSLERKLPDPIVLTKWRHSTYVLDLNEKFSFKKLRRFGSGHQLGRAFYRGKACGLTSPRLSSPDSDSCPSSPKLPSTPSEKCGVLNVTKITENGKKVRKNWTSSWTVLQGSSLLFAKGQGGGTSWSYYRSGSIPELLLTLLANWKRTIKPRPAVSCGHSVHGRAQAATKFGGNQSKPEFTVDLRGGSVDWASKDKSSKKHVIELKTRQGTELLIQSEIDSVINDWYRALTDTISTHAWESDEAIEEDMPESPGAEKQDKEKDHRDSKKTRAMKTSVSMDSSDQKKTRVKLKKFLTRRPTYQAVRDKGYIKDQVFGCSLSSLCQRENTSVPNFVTMCIDHVENTGLSIDGIYRVSGNLAVIQKLRFAINHDEKVQLDDSKWEDIHVTTGALKMFFRELPEPLFTYDSFNDFINAIKCSDYKQRVNVIKDLIKQLPKPNHDTMQCLFKHLRRVIDHGEANRMTTQSVAIVFGPTLLRPETETGNIAVHMVYQNQIVELILLEYEKIFGR; this is translated from the exons ACTACGTCTCCAACGGGGCAGGGCCGGCCAGAGTCCCCCGTCTATACCAACCTCCAGGAGCTAAAGGTCTCCCAGTCCAACCCGCCTcccctccccactctctccccactGCACATCATCGGGGACTGGGAGACCCATAAGGACCTCACCGGCAGGCACTTCTACTTCAACCGGGCCAGCGGAGAGCGCACGTGGAAGCCGCCCCGCGCTCGTGATGCCAGCAGCAGTACCAGTAGTAGTCGTGGAGACCCCCACTGCATGGGGGAAATGGAG CGGTTGTCTTCTGAGGAGAACTGTCACAGCAGCACCTActccagtcagtcagacagtcagtacGGATCGCCCCCTAGGGGCTGGTCCGAGGAACTGGACGAATACGGCCACACCCTCTACGTCTGTGAGCATACTCATGAGAAG tGGATAAAGCATGTGGATGAGCAAGGCAGGCCTTACTACTACAGCGCTGATGGCTCGAGGTCCGAATGGGAACTACCCAAA taCGCCATTTCTTCTCCTCAGCCAGGTGATCCTCCCAAGAGTCGCAGCCTGGAGCGGAAGCTGCCGGATCCGATCGTCCTGACCAAGTGGAGACACAGTACCTACGTACTGGACCTCAACGAAAAG TTCTCTTTCAAAAAACTCAGGCGCTTTGGCTCTGGCCATCAGCTGGGGAGAGCTTTTTACCGTGGTAAA GCGTGTGGCCTTACGTCACCCAGGCTGAGCTCCCCTGACTCTGACTCCTGTCCCTCATCTCCCAAGCTCCCCTCAACC CCCTCTGAGAAGTGTGGAGTCCTCAATGTCACCAAAATCACTGAGAATGGCAAGAAAGTTAG GAAGAACTGGACGTCATCATGGACCGTACTGCAGGGCTCGTCGTTGCTTTTCGCTAAAGGCCAGGGGGGTGGCACCAGCTGG TCGTACTACCGTAGTGGCTCCATTCCTGAGCTGCTGCTCACCCTTCTGGCCAACTGGAAGCGTACAATCAAGCCCCGCCCAGCTGTCTCCTGTGGACATTCTGTCCATGGGCGTGCCCAGGCCGCCACT AAGTTCGGGGGTAACCAGTCGAAGCCAGAGTTTACAGTCGACCTCAGAGGAGGTTCTGTGGATTGGGCGTCCAAGGATAAATCCAGCAAAAAACATGTTATTGAGCTGAAGACCCGTCAGGGCACAGAGTTGCTGATCCAATCAGAGATTGACAGCGTCATCAATGACTGGTACCGAGCCCTGACAGACACCATCAGTACACAC GCATGGGAGTCCGACGAGGCCATAGAGGAGGACATGCCTGAGTCCCCCGGGGCTGAGAAACAGGATAAGGAGAAGGACCACAGAGACTCCAAGAAAACCAGAG CCATGAAGACGTCTGTCAGCATGGACTCCTCTGACCAGAAGAAGACCAGGGTGAAGCTGAAGAAATTCCTGACCCGCCGGCCAACATACCAGGCGGTCAGAGACAAGGGCTACATTAAAG ACCAGGTGTTTGGTTGCAGTCTGAGCAGCCTGTGTCAGCGGGAGAACACCTCCGTTCCCAACTTTGTCACCATGTGCATCGACCACGTGGAAAACACCG GTCTGAGTATAGATGGCATATATCGAGTGAGTGGGAACCTAGCCGTGATACAGAAGCTGCGTTTTGCCATCAATCACG atgAGAAGGTACAGCTGGATGATAGTAAGTGGGAGGACATCCATGTCACAACGGGAGCCCTGAAGATGTTCTTCAGAGAACTTCCTGAACCCCTCTTCACCTATGACTCCTTCAACGACTTCATCAACGCCATTA AATGCTCAGACTATAAGCAGCGAGTAAATGTGATTAAAGACTTAATCAAGCAGTTGCCAAAACCAAATCACGACACAATGCAATGCCTCTTCAAGCATCTCAGAAG GGTgattgaccatggcgaggccaaCCGCATGACGACCCAGAGTGTAGCAATAGTCTTCGGCCCCACCCTGCTTAGGCCTGAGACGGAGACAGGAAACATTGCCGTTCACATGGTCTACCAGAACCAGATTGTGGAACTAATCTTACTGGAGTATGAGAAAATCTTTGGGAGGTAG
- the arhgap12b gene encoding rho GTPase-activating protein 12b isoform X6: MYDWDSMYPEDTTTSPTGQGRPESPVYTNLQELKVSQSNPPPLPTLSPLHIIGDWETHKDLTGRHFYFNRASGERTWKPPRARDASSSTSSSRGDPHCMGEMERLSSEENCHSSTYSSQSDSQYGSPPRGWSEELDEYGHTLYVCEHTHEKWIKHVDEQGRPYYYSADGSRSEWELPKYAISSPQPGDPPKSRSLERKLPDPIVLTKWRHSTYVLDLNEKFSFKKLRRFGSGHQLGRAFYRGKACGLTSPRLSSPDSDSCPSSPKLPSTPSEKCGVLNVTKITENGKKVRKNWTSSWTVLQGSSLLFAKGQGGGTSWSYYRSGSIPELLLTLLANWKRTIKPRPAVSCGHSVHGRAQAATKFGGNQSKPEFTVDLRGGSVDWASKDKSSKKHVIELKTRQGTELLIQSEIDSVINDWYRALTDTISTHAWESDEAIEEDMPESPGAEKQDKEKDHRDSKKTRAMKTSVSMDSSDQKKTRVKLKKFLTRRPTYQAVRDKGYIKDQVFGCSLSSLCQRENTSVPNFVTMCIDHVENTGLSIDGIYRVSGNLAVIQKLRFAINHDEKVQLDDSKWEDIHVTTGALKMFFRELPEPLFTYDSFNDFINAIKCSDYKQRVNVIKDLIKQLPKPNHDTMQCLFKHLRRVIDHGEANRMTTQSVAIVFGPTLLRPETETGNIAVHMVYQNQIVELILLEYEKIFGR, encoded by the exons ACTACGTCTCCAACGGGGCAGGGCCGGCCAGAGTCCCCCGTCTATACCAACCTCCAGGAGCTAAAGGTCTCCCAGTCCAACCCGCCTcccctccccactctctccccactGCACATCATCGGGGACTGGGAGACCCATAAGGACCTCACCGGCAGGCACTTCTACTTCAACCGGGCCAGCGGAGAGCGCACGTGGAAGCCGCCCCGCGCTCGTGATGCCAGCAGCAGTACCAGTAGTAGTCGTGGAGACCCCCACTGCATGGGGGAAATGGAG CGGTTGTCTTCTGAGGAGAACTGTCACAGCAGCACCTActccagtcagtcagacagtcagtacGGATCGCCCCCTAGGGGCTGGTCCGAGGAACTGGACGAATACGGCCACACCCTCTACGTCTGTGAGCATACTCATGAGAAG tGGATAAAGCATGTGGATGAGCAAGGCAGGCCTTACTACTACAGCGCTGATGGCTCGAGGTCCGAATGGGAACTACCCAAA taCGCCATTTCTTCTCCTCAGCCAGGTGATCCTCCCAAGAGTCGCAGCCTGGAGCGGAAGCTGCCGGATCCGATCGTCCTGACCAAGTGGAGACACAGTACCTACGTACTGGACCTCAACGAAAAG TTCTCTTTCAAAAAACTCAGGCGCTTTGGCTCTGGCCATCAGCTGGGGAGAGCTTTTTACCGTGGTAAA GCGTGTGGCCTTACGTCACCCAGGCTGAGCTCCCCTGACTCTGACTCCTGTCCCTCATCTCCCAAGCTCCCCTCAACC CCCTCTGAGAAGTGTGGAGTCCTCAATGTCACCAAAATCACTGAGAATGGCAAGAAAGTTAG GAAGAACTGGACGTCATCATGGACCGTACTGCAGGGCTCGTCGTTGCTTTTCGCTAAAGGCCAGGGGGGTGGCACCAGCTGG TCGTACTACCGTAGTGGCTCCATTCCTGAGCTGCTGCTCACCCTTCTGGCCAACTGGAAGCGTACAATCAAGCCCCGCCCAGCTGTCTCCTGTGGACATTCTGTCCATGGGCGTGCCCAGGCCGCCACT AAGTTCGGGGGTAACCAGTCGAAGCCAGAGTTTACAGTCGACCTCAGAGGAGGTTCTGTGGATTGGGCGTCCAAGGATAAATCCAGCAAAAAACATGTTATTGAGCTGAAGACCCGTCAGGGCACAGAGTTGCTGATCCAATCAGAGATTGACAGCGTCATCAATGACTGGTACCGAGCCCTGACAGACACCATCAGTACACAC GCATGGGAGTCCGACGAGGCCATAGAGGAGGACATGCCTGAGTCCCCCGGGGCTGAGAAACAGGATAAGGAGAAGGACCACAGAGACTCCAAGAAAACCAGAG CCATGAAGACGTCTGTCAGCATGGACTCCTCTGACCAGAAGAAGACCAGGGTGAAGCTGAAGAAATTCCTGACCCGCCGGCCAACATACCAGGCGGTCAGAGACAAGGGCTACATTAAAG ACCAGGTGTTTGGTTGCAGTCTGAGCAGCCTGTGTCAGCGGGAGAACACCTCCGTTCCCAACTTTGTCACCATGTGCATCGACCACGTGGAAAACACCG GTCTGAGTATAGATGGCATATATCGAGTGAGTGGGAACCTAGCCGTGATACAGAAGCTGCGTTTTGCCATCAATCACG atgAGAAGGTACAGCTGGATGATAGTAAGTGGGAGGACATCCATGTCACAACGGGAGCCCTGAAGATGTTCTTCAGAGAACTTCCTGAACCCCTCTTCACCTATGACTCCTTCAACGACTTCATCAACGCCATTA AATGCTCAGACTATAAGCAGCGAGTAAATGTGATTAAAGACTTAATCAAGCAGTTGCCAAAACCAAATCACGACACAATGCAATGCCTCTTCAAGCATCTCAGAAG GGTgattgaccatggcgaggccaaCCGCATGACGACCCAGAGTGTAGCAATAGTCTTCGGCCCCACCCTGCTTAGGCCTGAGACGGAGACAGGAAACATTGCCGTTCACATGGTCTACCAGAACCAGATTGTGGAACTAATCTTACTGGAGTATGAGAAAATCTTTGGGAGGTAG
- the arhgap12b gene encoding rho GTPase-activating protein 12b isoform X5: protein MSRFRLFRSFSRTEEEDDDVFDCSSGYKTTSPTGQGRPESPVYTNLQELKVSQSNPPPLPTLSPLHIIGDWETHKDLTGRHFYFNRASGERTWKPPRARDASSSTSSSRGDPHCMGEMERLSSEENCHSSTYSSQSDSQYGSPPRGWSEELDEYGHTLYVCEHTHEKWIKHVDEQGRPYYYSADGSRSEWELPKYAISSPQPGDPPKSRSLERKLPDPIVLTKWRHSTYVLDLNEKFSFKKLRRFGSGHQLGRAFYRGKACGLTSPRLSSPDSDSCPSSPKLPSTPSEKCGVLNVTKITENGKKVRKNWTSSWTVLQGSSLLFAKGQGGGTSWSYYRSGSIPELLLTLLANWKRTIKPRPAVSCGHSVHGRAQAATKFGGNQSKPEFTVDLRGGSVDWASKDKSSKKHVIELKTRQGTELLIQSEIDSVINDWYRALTDTISTHAWESDEAIEEDMPESPGAEKQDKEKDHRDSKKTRAMKTSVSMDSSDQKKTRVKLKKFLTRRPTYQAVRDKGYIKDQVFGCSLSSLCQRENTSVPNFVTMCIDHVENTGLSIDGIYRVSGNLAVIQKLRFAINHDEKVQLDDSKWEDIHVTTGALKMFFRELPEPLFTYDSFNDFINAIKCSDYKQRVNVIKDLIKQLPKPNHDTMQCLFKHLRRVIDHGEANRMTTQSVAIVFGPTLLRPETETGNIAVHMVYQNQIVELILLEYEKIFGR from the exons ACTACGTCTCCAACGGGGCAGGGCCGGCCAGAGTCCCCCGTCTATACCAACCTCCAGGAGCTAAAGGTCTCCCAGTCCAACCCGCCTcccctccccactctctccccactGCACATCATCGGGGACTGGGAGACCCATAAGGACCTCACCGGCAGGCACTTCTACTTCAACCGGGCCAGCGGAGAGCGCACGTGGAAGCCGCCCCGCGCTCGTGATGCCAGCAGCAGTACCAGTAGTAGTCGTGGAGACCCCCACTGCATGGGGGAAATGGAG CGGTTGTCTTCTGAGGAGAACTGTCACAGCAGCACCTActccagtcagtcagacagtcagtacGGATCGCCCCCTAGGGGCTGGTCCGAGGAACTGGACGAATACGGCCACACCCTCTACGTCTGTGAGCATACTCATGAGAAG tGGATAAAGCATGTGGATGAGCAAGGCAGGCCTTACTACTACAGCGCTGATGGCTCGAGGTCCGAATGGGAACTACCCAAA taCGCCATTTCTTCTCCTCAGCCAGGTGATCCTCCCAAGAGTCGCAGCCTGGAGCGGAAGCTGCCGGATCCGATCGTCCTGACCAAGTGGAGACACAGTACCTACGTACTGGACCTCAACGAAAAG TTCTCTTTCAAAAAACTCAGGCGCTTTGGCTCTGGCCATCAGCTGGGGAGAGCTTTTTACCGTGGTAAA GCGTGTGGCCTTACGTCACCCAGGCTGAGCTCCCCTGACTCTGACTCCTGTCCCTCATCTCCCAAGCTCCCCTCAACC CCCTCTGAGAAGTGTGGAGTCCTCAATGTCACCAAAATCACTGAGAATGGCAAGAAAGTTAG GAAGAACTGGACGTCATCATGGACCGTACTGCAGGGCTCGTCGTTGCTTTTCGCTAAAGGCCAGGGGGGTGGCACCAGCTGG TCGTACTACCGTAGTGGCTCCATTCCTGAGCTGCTGCTCACCCTTCTGGCCAACTGGAAGCGTACAATCAAGCCCCGCCCAGCTGTCTCCTGTGGACATTCTGTCCATGGGCGTGCCCAGGCCGCCACT AAGTTCGGGGGTAACCAGTCGAAGCCAGAGTTTACAGTCGACCTCAGAGGAGGTTCTGTGGATTGGGCGTCCAAGGATAAATCCAGCAAAAAACATGTTATTGAGCTGAAGACCCGTCAGGGCACAGAGTTGCTGATCCAATCAGAGATTGACAGCGTCATCAATGACTGGTACCGAGCCCTGACAGACACCATCAGTACACAC GCATGGGAGTCCGACGAGGCCATAGAGGAGGACATGCCTGAGTCCCCCGGGGCTGAGAAACAGGATAAGGAGAAGGACCACAGAGACTCCAAGAAAACCAGAG CCATGAAGACGTCTGTCAGCATGGACTCCTCTGACCAGAAGAAGACCAGGGTGAAGCTGAAGAAATTCCTGACCCGCCGGCCAACATACCAGGCGGTCAGAGACAAGGGCTACATTAAAG ACCAGGTGTTTGGTTGCAGTCTGAGCAGCCTGTGTCAGCGGGAGAACACCTCCGTTCCCAACTTTGTCACCATGTGCATCGACCACGTGGAAAACACCG GTCTGAGTATAGATGGCATATATCGAGTGAGTGGGAACCTAGCCGTGATACAGAAGCTGCGTTTTGCCATCAATCACG atgAGAAGGTACAGCTGGATGATAGTAAGTGGGAGGACATCCATGTCACAACGGGAGCCCTGAAGATGTTCTTCAGAGAACTTCCTGAACCCCTCTTCACCTATGACTCCTTCAACGACTTCATCAACGCCATTA AATGCTCAGACTATAAGCAGCGAGTAAATGTGATTAAAGACTTAATCAAGCAGTTGCCAAAACCAAATCACGACACAATGCAATGCCTCTTCAAGCATCTCAGAAG GGTgattgaccatggcgaggccaaCCGCATGACGACCCAGAGTGTAGCAATAGTCTTCGGCCCCACCCTGCTTAGGCCTGAGACGGAGACAGGAAACATTGCCGTTCACATGGTCTACCAGAACCAGATTGTGGAACTAATCTTACTGGAGTATGAGAAAATCTTTGGGAGGTAG